One genomic segment of Clostridiaceae bacterium includes these proteins:
- a CDS encoding acetylglutamate kinase, whose translation MRPGYLYLNNLFRSLWEQHADLTRLAIISIVFDLPIKDHVIKRLLRNPEDFKSALEPYYGNKTASQFANLLAEHLTLAAQLVEANKSGDKKSAKIYEKKWYENASNIASFLSCINPCWSREEWEKMLFTHLDFVKAQATNMLTKDYAKAIAIFDPYERQVLEMADIMSMGIIRQFPYKFVYSPPLNH comes from the coding sequence ATACGGCCAGGCTATTTATATTTAAACAACCTCTTTCGCTCGCTTTGGGAGCAACATGCTGATTTGACAAGGCTGGCCATTATAAGTATAGTTTTCGATCTACCTATTAAAGACCACGTTATAAAGCGTCTCCTAAGAAATCCTGAAGACTTTAAATCAGCTTTAGAACCCTACTATGGAAATAAAACTGCCTCTCAATTTGCCAATTTGCTTGCAGAACATCTGACTTTGGCAGCACAGCTTGTTGAGGCAAATAAATCCGGTGATAAGAAGTCAGCAAAGATTTACGAAAAAAAATGGTATGAAAATGCAAGCAATATTGCCTCTTTCCTTAGTTGTATAAATCCCTGCTGGAGCCGTGAAGAATGGGAAAAAATGCTTTTTACCCATTTGGATTTTGTTAAGGCACAGGCAACAAATATGCTCACAAAAGATTATGCCAAAGCTATAGCCATATTTGATCCCTATGAAAGACAGGTTCTGGAAATGGCTGATATTATGTCCATGGGTATAATAAGGCAAT